A segment of the Bacillales bacterium genome:
CGGACGCAGTTATGGGGTTACGATACCGATCGAAATGTTGAGGGAACATGGTATTGAGCCTGGAGACTACGTGAACGTAAAGAGCGTAGACGGCATGATTTCCATCAGTAAAAGCCGAAAGGTCGATCTGCCTGAAGGCATCAGTCCCGACTTTTTTGAAGTATTGGAACGAAACACGAAGAAGCATCATGAAACCTTCCACGGGTTAAAGGATCGTTAGATGCGGTACTTGACTGTAAAAGAAGTTGAGGCGATCAACCAGTACATGATCTTCAAATATTCAGTAGGTGAGCAAGTTGGGGTTAAGGATCGTACACTGCTCGAATCCGCCGTTTTCCGTGCTCAGCAGTCGGCATATGGTCAAGCTGCGTATCCGAGTCTTGCAAGTCAAGCAGCAGCACTGTTCGAATCATTGGCGCAAAATCATGCTTTTCATAATGCCAACAAACGGACGGCGTTCGCTTCCCTTACACAATTTCTCTACTATAACGGCTATGACTTTGAAATGCCGACTCAAAAAGCGCAAGAAGACTTCACCGTCGATGTAGTCAACCATCAGGTCACCTTTGAACAAATTGTTGAAACGATTGAAACTTCTATTTTCCGAGTTTGAGGAAATACCGATCCGAATGTTGGGTCGGTGTTTTTGTTTATCGTGTCAGCCAAGGACGCCCTGCCGAATGATGACCCAATCCTCGAATGATCGGTCATTTGCTCGAATCAACCTTGTTTTCGCTCCAATGCATTCGGTTTTCGCTCCAATCAACACCGTTTTTGCTCCAATCAACACCATTTTCGCTCCAATCAACACCAAAATCTGTGGATCACTCATTTTCATAACATCAAACCGCTCAATGACGCGGGTGGAATCGCAAAAAATGAGCAAAAATAGCCGGCATACACGCAAATGAAGCGTACCCGGAAAGGAAATCGTGTCAACGAGGAGTCGAAATTACGTCAGTGACACGATAATGTCTTCTTCATGTTCAATGGCCGTCCCAAAAAAAATCCTTCCGCTCCCCATATCCGTCCGATTTATGTTATGCTGAATGTAGTATGTGAAATAAATCACAAAGTTCGTTGCCGTTCATGTGTTCGAAGTCTACTGTCTGTCTATGCGTAAGAAGGAAGTTGCCTGTTCATACGTAAAAAGTCTATTGCCGGTCTACACGCAGAAAGAAAATTGAGAGACTCGCGCAGGCTGAAAGTTTCTTCCGTCCGCCCGCAAGGGTACAATGAAGATGAAAGGGTGGTCCATATGGATTCAGTCCTGTACAGCCGGCTGTTAACTTCGCTGACGCTCGGCTTTCATATTATATTCGCGACGATCGGGGTCGGCGTTCCGCTCATGATTTGCATCGCTGAAGCGGTCGGGATTCGCAGGAAAGACAGCCAATACATTTTGCTTGCCCGCCGTTGGACGCGCGGGTTTGTCGTGACGGTTGCGGTCGGCGTCGTGACTGGAACGTGCATCGGCTTACAACTCTCGCTGCTTTGGCCGACGTTCATGCGAGTAGCAGGAAACGTGATCAGCCTGCCGCTGTTCATGGAGACGTTCGCCTTTTTCTTCGAAGCCATTTTCCTAGGCATGTATTTATACACGTGGGACCGTTTTGATAACCCGCTATACCATTGGCTGTTGTCGATCCCGGTTGTACTTGGATCGTCGGCCTCGGCGTTTTTCATTACGACCGTTAATGCATTCATGAATCAACCGCGCGGGGTGACCATTGAGAACGGCGTGATTACCGGGGTCGACCCGATCGAAGCGATGTTTAATCCGGCGACGCCGACCGAAGTCGGGCATGTGTTGGCTTCCGCGTATTTGACAGCGGCTTGCGTGCTTGCGGCGATTACAGCTTTCCTTCTGTTGAAGAAAGGTTTCAACCCGTATTACCAGAAAGCGTTGAAGCTGACGATGGGAGCGGTGTTCGTCTTTTCCGTGGCAACGATTGCCGTTGGGGATTTGGCGGGAAAATATCTTGCCGAATACCAGCCGGAGAAATTGGCGGCGGCCGAATGGCATTTTGAAACGCAGCGCGGCGCCGATTTGAAAGTCGGGGGCATTCTGACCGATGATCATGAAGTGAAATATGCGCTGACGATTCCGAACGGTCTCAGTTTTCTTGCCACCGACGACTTTAACGGAAAAGTGATCGGGCTCGACCAATATAAAGAAGCACTGACGCCGCCGCTATGGATTCATTATTTGTTCGATTTAATGGTGGCGATCGGCAGTTATTTGCTCGGGATATCGTTTTTGTTCGTATTCTTGGCCCGCTTCCACTGGTTCAAGCGGTTTCGCCGGCCGTTGTTATGGCTGATTGTCGCAGGCGGTCCGTTGTCGATGATCGCCATCGAGGCGGGTTGGATCTTTGCCGAAGTCGGACGGCAACCGTGGATTTTGTATCATCTCATGAAAACGGCGGCAGCGGCTACGAACGCGTCGGGGACAGGTTGGATGCTATTGTTGTTCGGACTGCTGTATGCTTTCTTAGGAACGATGTGCACGCTCGTTTTGCTTCGCATTTACCGGCACCATCCGCTGGAAACGGACTTGGAATCCGGCGTTGACGATTAACGAAAGGGGGAGGCGGCATGGCCGAATGGATCGGAATTACGGTATTATGGATGTTTTTGTACGGCTATTTGATTGTCGCTTCGATTGACTTCGGGGCCGGATTCTTTTCTTTCTATGAAAAATTGTCTCGCAAACCGCTGGTGATGAACCAATTGATCGGCCGCTACTTGTCGCCGGTGTGGGAAGTGACGAACGTGTTTTTCGTCTTTTTCTTCGTCGGCATCGTCGGTTTTTTCCCTGACACGGCCTATTATTACGGGACGGCGCTGCTCATTCCCGGCAGCCTTGCGCTCGTTTTGCTCGCGATTCGCGGTTCGTTTTACGCATTCAACCATTACGGGGCCAAAGACAGCCTCTTGTACTCTTTTATATACGGGGCGACCGGGTTGCTCATTCCGGCTGCGCTTTCGACGGCGATGACAATCTCCGAAGGCGGATACATCGTCGAAAAAGGCGGCCGCGTCGTATTTCTCGCCGGGCGGT
Coding sequences within it:
- a CDS encoding AbrB/MazE/SpoVT family DNA-binding domain-containing protein; amino-acid sequence: MTRLERKVTKIGRSYGVTIPIEMLREHGIEPGDYVNVKSVDGMISISKSRKVDLPEGISPDFFEVLERNTKKHHETFHGLKDR
- a CDS encoding type II toxin-antitoxin system death-on-curing family toxin codes for the protein MRYLTVKEVEAINQYMIFKYSVGEQVGVKDRTLLESAVFRAQQSAYGQAAYPSLASQAAALFESLAQNHAFHNANKRTAFASLTQFLYYNGYDFEMPTQKAQEDFTVDVVNHQVTFEQIVETIETSIFRV
- a CDS encoding cytochrome ubiquinol oxidase subunit I codes for the protein MVHMDSVLYSRLLTSLTLGFHIIFATIGVGVPLMICIAEAVGIRRKDSQYILLARRWTRGFVVTVAVGVVTGTCIGLQLSLLWPTFMRVAGNVISLPLFMETFAFFFEAIFLGMYLYTWDRFDNPLYHWLLSIPVVLGSSASAFFITTVNAFMNQPRGVTIENGVITGVDPIEAMFNPATPTEVGHVLASAYLTAACVLAAITAFLLLKKGFNPYYQKALKLTMGAVFVFSVATIAVGDLAGKYLAEYQPEKLAAAEWHFETQRGADLKVGGILTDDHEVKYALTIPNGLSFLATDDFNGKVIGLDQYKEALTPPLWIHYLFDLMVAIGSYLLGISFLFVFLARFHWFKRFRRPLLWLIVAGGPLSMIAIEAGWIFAEVGRQPWILYHLMKTAAAATNASGTGWMLLLFGLLYAFLGTMCTLVLLRIYRHHPLETDLESGVDD